The Chryseobacterium suipulveris genome window below encodes:
- a CDS encoding copper-transporting P-type ATPase has translation MENHHHHNHSNQNQIPPKDRVSPSSVYYCPMECEGEKVYFKQGERCPVCNMYLVPIEEKAGFKSNVKSFENEISSPESKIGKYFCPMFCEGDKVYDSDIGCPVCHMHLDEISEEKLAGSGKVEDRSHHHHTKTENLESRISNLESRAGKYYCPMFCEGDKVYDSNVGCPVCGMDLVKIPEKKTATQYTCPMHPEIFRDEPGSCPICGMDLVPIPSKNSSSEDDTYKKLKRKFLIALIFTIPVFILSMGGMWIEFPFSHRDQGFLELALSIPVIFYAGWFLMKRGYNSFKTWNLNMFSLIALGVAAAFVFSLVGLFLPGILPHELSHDGKAPLYFESVCVILTLVIMGQMLEAGAHQRTGKAIEELMNLSPDEANLIENGNERRVPLSHVKIGDLLRVKPGEKIPVDGTITEGNSTVDESMITGEPIPAEKNQGEKVTSGTINGNGVFTMKAEKVGDETLLSQIIKMVDNASRSRAPIQKLVDKISAIFVPVVIGISILTFALWMIFGGENKMIYAFVNAVAVLIVACPCALGLATPMSLMVGIGKGAKNGILIKNAEALEEMHKVNVLITDKTGTLTEGKPSLEHIEAFGNFNKEEILKLAASLNQNSEHPLSKAVLDECKKDESCVRDIPKIENFENISGKGVKGKIGSDTVLLGNEALLNQFDIHIPEPLKSKATEMQNQAKTVSYLAKGNEVLGFLTFSDQIKSTSKKAIEFLQKEGIEVMMMTGDNEHTAKAVAHELGIRNFKANCLPQDKMEEVKNLQNQGKIVAMTGDGINDAPALAQSNVGIAMGTGSDVAIESAAITLVKGDILGVAKSKILSEKLLRNIKQNLFFAFIYNTLGIPVAAGLLYPFFGILLSPMIAAAAMSFSSVSVILNSLRLNGANLNIN, from the coding sequence ATGGAAAATCATCATCACCATAATCACTCCAACCAAAACCAAATTCCACCGAAAGACCGTGTCTCACCGAGTTCCGTGTATTATTGCCCGATGGAATGTGAAGGAGAGAAAGTTTATTTCAAGCAGGGAGAAAGATGCCCGGTTTGCAATATGTACCTGGTTCCTATCGAGGAAAAAGCGGGATTCAAAAGCAATGTAAAATCTTTTGAGAACGAAATTTCGAGTCCCGAATCCAAAATTGGGAAATATTTTTGTCCAATGTTTTGCGAAGGCGACAAAGTTTATGACAGCGATATTGGTTGTCCGGTTTGCCATATGCATTTGGATGAGATATCTGAGGAAAAACTGGCAGGAAGCGGGAAGGTGGAAGATCGAAGTCATCACCATCACACTAAAACGGAAAATCTCGAATCTCGAATCTCGAATCTCGAATCCCGTGCGGGAAAATACTACTGCCCGATGTTCTGCGAAGGCGACAAGGTTTATGATTCCAATGTCGGTTGTCCCGTTTGCGGAATGGATCTGGTAAAAATTCCGGAGAAGAAAACTGCAACGCAATACACCTGTCCGATGCATCCGGAAATCTTTCGCGACGAACCGGGAAGCTGCCCGATTTGCGGGATGGATTTGGTTCCAATTCCTTCCAAGAATAGTTCCAGTGAAGATGACACCTATAAAAAACTGAAAAGAAAATTCCTGATTGCGCTCATCTTTACCATTCCGGTTTTTATTCTTTCGATGGGTGGAATGTGGATTGAATTCCCGTTCTCTCACCGTGATCAGGGATTTTTAGAATTGGCACTCTCAATTCCGGTCATTTTTTATGCTGGCTGGTTTCTGATGAAGCGTGGCTATAACTCATTCAAGACCTGGAACCTCAATATGTTTTCGTTGATCGCATTGGGAGTTGCTGCGGCGTTTGTCTTCAGTTTGGTGGGCTTGTTTTTACCGGGAATTCTTCCGCACGAACTTTCGCACGACGGAAAAGCACCACTCTACTTCGAGTCGGTTTGCGTAATTCTGACTTTGGTGATTATGGGTCAAATGTTGGAAGCGGGTGCTCATCAGCGAACCGGAAAAGCCATCGAGGAACTGATGAATCTTTCACCCGACGAAGCCAATCTCATCGAAAATGGAAATGAAAGAAGAGTTCCACTTTCACATGTAAAGATCGGCGATTTGCTAAGAGTAAAACCAGGCGAGAAAATTCCCGTTGACGGAACCATTACCGAAGGAAACTCCACGGTGGATGAAAGTATGATTACCGGAGAACCCATTCCTGCAGAAAAAAATCAGGGCGAAAAAGTAACTTCCGGAACCATCAACGGAAACGGTGTTTTCACGATGAAAGCTGAAAAAGTAGGCGACGAAACATTGCTTTCACAGATCATCAAAATGGTAGACAATGCGAGCAGAAGTCGCGCTCCGATACAAAAATTGGTGGATAAGATTTCTGCGATCTTTGTTCCCGTCGTCATCGGAATCTCTATTTTGACATTTGCTTTATGGATGATTTTCGGCGGTGAAAATAAGATGATCTACGCTTTTGTAAACGCTGTCGCGGTTCTGATCGTGGCTTGTCCGTGTGCGCTTGGTTTGGCGACTCCGATGAGTTTGATGGTCGGAATCGGGAAAGGTGCAAAAAACGGAATCCTCATCAAAAATGCAGAAGCACTCGAGGAAATGCATAAAGTAAATGTGCTGATCACCGACAAAACGGGAACTTTAACGGAAGGAAAACCATCACTGGAACATATTGAAGCTTTTGGAAACTTTAATAAGGAAGAGATCTTAAAACTTGCAGCATCATTAAACCAAAACTCGGAACACCCTTTATCTAAAGCTGTTTTAGATGAATGTAAGAAGGATGAATCGTGCGTTCGTGATATTCCAAAAATTGAAAACTTCGAGAATATTTCAGGCAAAGGCGTTAAGGGAAAAATCGGCAGCGATACTGTCTTATTAGGAAACGAAGCGCTTTTGAATCAGTTTGACATCCACATTCCAGAACCTTTAAAATCGAAAGCTACGGAAATGCAGAATCAGGCAAAAACCGTTTCTTACCTTGCAAAAGGAAATGAAGTTCTTGGATTCCTCACCTTTTCAGACCAAATAAAATCCACCTCCAAGAAAGCCATAGAATTCCTGCAAAAAGAAGGAATCGAGGTAATGATGATGACGGGCGACAACGAACACACCGCGAAAGCTGTTGCGCACGAACTTGGGATTAGAAACTTTAAAGCCAACTGTCTTCCGCAGGATAAAATGGAGGAAGTAAAAAATCTCCAGAACCAGGGAAAAATCGTCGCGATGACCGGTGACGGAATCAATGACGCTCCAGCTTTGGCGCAATCCAACGTGGGAATTGCAATGGGAACCGGAAGCGATGTGGCGATCGAAAGCGCGGCAATTACTTTGGTTAAAGGCGATATTTTAGGCGTTGCGAAATCGAAAATATTAAGCGAGAAATTATTAAGAAATATCAAACAGAATCTGTTCTTCGCCTTTATCTACAATACTTTGGGAATTCCCGTTGCAGCTGGCTTGCTCTACCCTTTCTTTGGAATTCTTTTGAGTCCGATGATTGCAGCTGCGGCAATGAGTTTCTCTTCGGTTTCAGTAATTTTGAATTCTTTGAGATTAAATGGAGCCAACTTAAATATCAACTGA
- a CDS encoding acyl-CoA thioesterase — translation MNYHTRKWIKPEDLNPNHTLFGGRLLQWIDEEAALYAIVQLETPRCVTKYISEINFVSSAKQGDIIEIGIEATDFGNTSITLTCEVRNMMTRQTIITIDKIIFVGVDESGKPTRHGKTKIEFVKDRLNENQ, via the coding sequence ATGAATTACCATACCCGCAAATGGATCAAACCTGAAGACCTCAATCCGAACCACACGCTTTTCGGAGGGCGACTCCTTCAGTGGATTGACGAAGAAGCTGCACTGTATGCGATTGTACAATTGGAAACACCGAGATGTGTCACCAAATACATTTCTGAAATCAATTTTGTCAGTTCTGCAAAGCAGGGCGATATCATCGAGATCGGAATCGAGGCGACGGATTTTGGAAACACTTCCATCACCTTAACCTGCGAAGTTCGAAATATGATGACGCGGCAAACCATTATCACCATTGATAAAATCATCTTTGTCGGAGTAGACGAATCCGGAAAACCGACCCGTCACGGAAAAACGAAGATCGAGTTTGTAAAGGATCGGCTTAACGAAAATCAGTAG
- the yaaA gene encoding peroxide stress protein YaaA yields MKIITSPAKLMNIENSTEFLKATTPKFIEEAAFIQSYLKEKSPKYLSELMDISPKLADENWERNQKWKPKPTAKDSAPAMFAFTGEVYRGLDANTLDKDEVAYLQKNYRMLSGLYGLLKPSDKVMPYRLEMGRNFEFDQYQNLYEFWREKITEQLNYELKAKDIILNLASTEYFKVLDKKKLNAPVIDFDFYEMKSGKPKTIVVYTKHARGLVVRFCAQTKAKTLNDVKAFNLEGYRIDESMSTKTKLVFTR; encoded by the coding sequence CGACAACTCCAAAGTTCATCGAGGAAGCGGCATTTATTCAATCTTATTTAAAAGAAAAATCCCCAAAATATCTTTCTGAATTAATGGATATTTCGCCGAAATTGGCCGACGAAAACTGGGAAAGAAACCAAAAATGGAAGCCGAAACCTACCGCGAAAGATTCGGCTCCCGCAATGTTTGCATTTACCGGTGAAGTGTACCGCGGATTGGATGCCAATACACTTGATAAGGACGAAGTCGCCTATCTTCAGAAGAATTACAGAATGCTTTCCGGATTATACGGATTGCTAAAACCATCGGATAAAGTGATGCCTTACCGATTGGAAATGGGCAGAAATTTTGAGTTCGATCAATACCAAAACCTGTACGAATTCTGGCGCGAAAAAATCACGGAACAACTTAATTACGAGCTGAAAGCCAAAGACATCATCCTGAATCTCGCAAGTACAGAATATTTTAAAGTCCTTGACAAAAAGAAACTCAACGCCCCGGTTATCGATTTCGATTTTTATGAAATGAAAAGCGGAAAACCTAAAACCATCGTGGTTTACACCAAACACGCAAGAGGTTTGGTCGTGAGATTCTGCGCACAAACGAAGGCAAAAACGCTGAACGATGTAAAAGCGTTCAACCTCGAAGGTTACCGAATCGACGAATCGATGTCAACTAAGACAAAATTGGTTTTTACGCGGTAA